The sequence below is a genomic window from Perca fluviatilis chromosome 13, GENO_Pfluv_1.0, whole genome shotgun sequence.
GATTTCTTGTTTGATTTCTTCGTGAAGTTGGGTCCCCCATGGTTAGATTTTGATGGTAGGGTCTTCTTGTACAGAATATTTTGGCTACACTCTACTTTTGTATTTATACGTTGGATAAAGGATGGAGCTAGCTACCCTTTGCAGAAACAACGCATCAAACGACTCAAAAACTAGATCTGTAAAATACCCCCTAACTACCAACTGAGAAGGTCAACAAATCGGAAACAAAACTACGTcatttttaatttgtgtaaaaGGGCAGCGTTGAGGAGGGGAATGGTCAACAAGCTAAGACTACATCTCCTTATTACTTGTTCAGGAATCCATGTTTTAAGACATGACATTTAAGCCAAATGAGCTTTTTTCAACCTGCCATCGACATGGGTTTACAACAGAGATTTAAATTAAAGAGCAACTCAAATGTGACTAACTTTTCTTCTGAGAATGTTACTGAAATCAACAAAAAGCCCTACCCAAAACCCAACCCCCCTTTGTGAAGCATGAGAAGGACAGAGATCAAGGAAGCAGACAAATACTCTATTATTGGGGTCATTTCAAAGTCCCTCATCCATTGCTatcgttttttgtttgtttctctgtaGAGACTGCGTTAAATGCGTGTTACAGGCGGATCGGGGATACAAACGAACATGGCAGGCAAATACAGATGCCAGGAGATATTGGCCCCGGGTAACATCGAAGACTACTGCGAAAGTAACTTGACATTTCCTTGACTTTTACTGCCATTCATTTGGCCCACGGCCTGCGGTGCTGCCACTGCTGATAGTCATGATGTGGGCGTATTTTTAGCACACTAGCTAAggtgagctagcaagctaatcTGGGCATTCACTTCCAACACTAACTAGTAGTGAACCAACGATATAGCTACATCTTATCTTTTGACTGATTGGCTTAAATGAGGCCTATGTGTGGTTGGCTAGCTAGCGTACAGTCATCTTTCTACGCGTTTACATTTTCTCGCCAGGTTCAATGTGACTGCCAGTGCTGTGAGAGTCAAGAGACCTGAAGGGTTGGCTGACTAACTGGTTATGCTTGTGCTCAGCATTTTAGCTAGGTAAATGTGCTTCAGTCGTGTCTTGTCACTAACTTTATCGACAAAAATCCGCTAGGGAATCAATAGCCAACCAACGACAAACGCTGAGTTGCGAAATAAACGTTAGCTAAACAAATCTCCCCTTTTCACGGCTGAAGTTTCGAGGTGTTTGCTGcgcttgttttctttctcttcttttcttcagtCGTCACAACCTCCGACTCGCCCTGCTGCATGCCATGTCAAGATAAATCGACAATCCAGCTGAAATCCTCCGTTCTTTCAGTCGACATGTGGCGTGTTCTGTCTCCCGGCGGGCCCATATTTGACGGCGTGTCGTCCAACGTTTGTCCGTTtggtttctttgtgtgtttttaggcAGCTGATAATGGCACACAAACTCGCCGACCACAGCCTCCCCAAAATGGCTGCACAGTCAACTACGAACTACAAAGCTGTGACGTATGTTGACATGTGACTGcacgaggaaaaaaaacaacatcgtAAATGTAATGCTATGCAAATATCCTCTGGAATATGGTAAATATGGAAGCCCATTTCCGCcaatgtgatgaaaaaaatatCCTGTAAGTCATTAGAATGAGAAACTTTCTCAAAATCAGTCCCTGAAATTGGCCAGTACTGAGTACAGGCACTTCTGATTTGTGTCCACATGAGTACCCTTACTTAATTGTTATTATCAGTTTTATTAATAGGCTGAAATTCATACCAAAATAGGCTATCATGATTGATTGGGAAAAAACAAGCAATTCTATATCAAATCAGACATTCAGCACCCCCATATAGCCCGAATAGTATGATCATTTGTTTCATAAACACATTTTCAGACAGACGATTCAACTGTGAGATTGGCAGTTGAATCAGGCTCCTTAGGTCGAATAGTTGACTATTCTGGGTCACCATTACAAGCTATACCGATGACGATCCTGTCAACGTTgttcattattttgagatactattATTCTGAGAAAGCTTCTTATTGTTTTAAgaaagtttctcattattttgaggtactattattttgagatactaactCATTATTTTTAGATGctatctcatttttttttagatatctcATTATTTTAAGAAAGTTTGTCCTAACGACTTACATGAtctttttttcatcacattgGTGGAGATGGGCTTCCAtaggtttattattattattattattattattattattattattttgcatactgttttttttctttttttcttgataTGTTACTGTagtacatttatattatgtCCTGATAATATAAGAGTGTATCCCTTACTGAGAGTGAAGACAGGACTGTCTTGTTATTATTTATGAGTATGATGCTGAACTGTTTTCTAtaattgatgtttttgttttgttgacgTTGTAtgtgagaatttacacaataaagttaaggaaaaaacaaacaaaaaaccttCCCCGTGATCTTTATCACGTGACGGAGTAGGCGTATTTAAGCCCCTGGCGCGAGATTCTCGGAGAACAGAATAGCAGTCTCAACCATAAGTCGTTTGTTACAACGGTAAGTCGACTTAACGTCTATCGACTTTAATATTGCCTTAGTGGAATCACATCCACACCTGCTGCTCATTTAGTATTGCTAACATCAATTACCTTTGTGCTAGCCTTAGCCGTGGTCGCTGAAattatggtatttttttttagcgttaggtagctagctagctaagtcaGTTGGCCTTTTGTAACGTTACCAACCTTCCTAACTTTTCTAGACGTGGCGAAACATTTAGCTAGCTATACATTTGTCTTTTAACAAGCTAAAGAGGGCGCATAAGAATTAACACGAATGTCGCGTTAAATATCGAACGTTACTAAGCTATTACCATGTCTCTTAAGTTTTAAACTAGCTAGCTTATTTTGGCGTGTTTTTCCTCAAGTGTGTAAAGTTAACTTTCTAGACACTTGCATGTAAAGTTGTTATTTCCCATCAGGTCTCTTGAAAGAAAAATGAGTTTCAGCGGAAAGCAGAAACACAGCCAGCAGAGGTCTAATGAGAATATAAAGGTGAGTAATGGGTCTTCCGTTTCGAAATGCGCTCCTTCAAATGTGTGACATTTTGAGTACGGTTTAGGGCTGAGGTTCAAGGGGTAAACACAAGTAATTAGGATATCTTGGCATTGTTCTAGATGGAGGATCTCGTCACTCACGCCACTTGAACATGTAGCTAGCCTAATTGACATTTGGTAACGTCAGTATCTGTAGGCCCAAGAAAGGAAGGTTATACCTCCTGCAGAAAAGAGGAAGGAACCACACGTTTAGTGTTATTTTTCTCGGTAAATGGTGGCCATGACTCAATTTTTCCGTAATAAACTCATGAATCTATAGATTACAGAAAtgagtagtttattttttttgttgtcactGGTGCTTACACATGTGTAAAATGAAGGTTTTAAATGCAAGCACAGCAAAATGCTTATCTCCTGCAACTTGGacaaagaacaagtattttgatTTATACACTGCTGTAACTCCAAAGGAGTTAAATACATTATCTCTCGCCCTGCTCAAAATCTCTAAAAGATCAACTTTTATTGGCATGAAAAACGCACTGGCAGTGTTGTGAAGCTGTGGGCAAACATTAACAAGTTAGCATGTTGGCAGCTCTGTAATGAGCCTTGGAGAAACTTTCCCACGGCTGTAAGAATTTGGGCCCTGCCCTTGTTCCTACACCTGTGGGCCTGTTGCACATAGCAGCAGTGTTATGTTAAGCCACTTCACCTATGCCCCCTCTCCCATGgtgacagtgtaactaaagtaaaGTGATGCTAAGCCCTTGTGAATAGAGGCTCTGAAAATGAGAACATGGGTCATGTTAGTTTTCAGTGTGACTCAATGTGAGTTTGTCATAATGCATCTGTGAAGAGTTTAGGCTCTTTCCTTAATCATTTTGTCTCTGTGATTTGATTTACTTTGCTGTAAGGTAACACTTGAAGTTTTTATCTTTCAGAGCTTTTTTACACCATCTCAAAAGGCAATGGGACCCCACAGGCAAACTCTACAGGTCCTCCAACTCTCAGCTGGCAAAATAAATCTGGGAAGGTCAACTCAGGTATGCAACAACTTTGAACAAGCCActcttgtggtgtgtgtggtttatttttataaattttataTTGTTTGCATTAGATCAATTCTTTATAGCCTTGTTCCAACTACAAGTACCATATAGCCTTTGCTtattgaacatttgaaaaattcTTAACTTTTTCTCTTTAGGTGGGAAAGGTAATTCCAAAACGCAAACAGTGGAGCACAGAACAAACTAGAGGTCCGAAGAGGGTGAAGGCTGAAGTTAAATCGACACAAACTGAAGAAACTCAGTGTTTGAAAGATGGCATGTCCAATGAAGCATATGAACTTATGGTTGTAGGTAAGAATTTAAAATCTTTGCACTAAATACTGCAAAATTGTGGATATCTACCCCCCAAATTCTCCTTTACTTGAGCTGAAATTTATGTCTCTGTTGTAGAAACGGCTCCTTCCTCCTACTGGAAAGAAATGGCTGAGGAGCGTCGGAAGGCCTTGTACAATATTCTACAGGAGAACGAGAAGGTGGGTTAATCACT
It includes:
- the gmnn gene encoding geminin; its protein translation is MSFSGKQKHSQQRSNENIKSFFTPSQKAMGPHRQTLQVLQLSAGKINLGRSTQVGKVIPKRKQWSTEQTRGPKRVKAEVKSTQTEETQCLKDGMSNEAYELMVVETAPSSYWKEMAEERRKALYNILQENEKLHKDIEAKDEQITQLKCENEELQELAQHVQYMADMIERLTGKSPDNLEELRGIALDVDEHDDGEVAGQSEEEDSDYSRSPSEEETSDHEQGPSGELD